A single genomic interval of Drosophila virilis strain 15010-1051.87 chromosome 2, Dvir_AGI_RSII-ME, whole genome shotgun sequence harbors:
- the jar gene encoding myosin heavy chain 95F isoform X1, which yields MDFYTNNKAQHDPNSVRKMLEDTQLVWVRDPVDGYIQGRITEIGAKEFEVTPIDRKFPKRTCHHDDIHSSCDGPQDHDDNCELMLLNEATFLDNLKTRYYKDKIYTYVANILIAVNPYREIKELYGPTTIKKYNGRSLGELPPHVFAIADKAIRDMRVYKLSQSIIVSGESGAGKTESTKYLLKYLCYSHDSAGPIETKILDANPVLEAFGNAKTTRNNNSSRFGKFIEVHYDAKCQVVGGYISHYLLEKSRICTQSAEERNYHVFYMLLAGAPQQLRDKLNLGKPDDYRYLSGCTQYFANAKTEQLIPDTQKSTSHQKKGPLKDPIIDDYQHFQNLDEALGRLGLSDKDKMGIYTLVAAVLHLGNINFEEIPDDVRGGCQVSESSEQSLSITSGLLGVDQTELRTALVSRVMQSKGGGFKGTVIMVPLKIYEASNARDALAKAIYSRLFDRIVALINQGIPFQASNFYIGVLDIAGFEYFTVNSFEQFCINYCNEKLQKFFNDNILKNEQELYKREGLNVPEITFTDNQDIIELIEAKSNGIFTLLDEESKLPKSSPAHFTAEVHKSWANHYRLGLPRSSRLKAHRTLRDEEGFLVRHFAGAVCYNTEQFIEKNNDALHASLEGLVQECENPLLKLLFPSGSNTSVRGKLNFISVGSKFKTQLGELMEKLEQNGTNFIRCIKPNSKMVDRQFEGSLALAQLKCSGTISVLELMEHGFPSRVLFADLYSMYKSVLPPELVSLPARTFCEAMFQSLNLSAKDFKFGITKVFFRPGKFVEFDRIMRSDPENMLAIVAKVKKWLIRSRWVKSTLGALCVIKLRNRIIYRNKCVLTAQRIARGFLARKHHRPRYQGIAKINKIRTNTLKTIEIASGLKLGRDEIVGGVNDIYRQIDDAIQKIKQNPRITQREIDSMYTVVMANMNKLTVDLNGKLKEQQQAEEQERLRKIQESLEAERRAKEADEQRLRDEAENKRLKAEMETRRKAAEAQRLRQEEEDRRAALVLQAQMEKEAKDDAKYRQQLEQERRDHELALRLASESNGQVEDSPPVIRNGGLSDASPVGSNKLISFSQVVSNIASRYLNKSENVRAQQQALGKQKYDLSKWKYSELRDAINTSCDIELLEACRQEFHRRLKVYHAWKAKNRKRTTMDENERAPRSVMEAAFKQPPIVQPIQEIVSAQHRYFRIPFMRANAPDNTKRGLWYAHFDGQWIARQMELHADKPPILLVAGTDDMQMCELSLEETGLTRKRGAEILDHEFNREWERNGGRPYKSLGAKPNGAGI from the exons TGCGCAAAATGTTGGAGGACACCCAGCTAGTTTGGGTTAGGGATCCCGTGGATGGCTATATACAGGGTCGCATCACTGAAATCGGCGCCAAGGAGTTTGAGGTCACGCCCATCGATCGCAAATTCCCGAAGCGTACGTGTCACCACGATGACATACACTCCTCATGTGATGGACCACAGGATCACGATGATAACT GTGAGCTTATGCTGCTGAACGAGGCCACATTTCTGGACAATCTTAAAACACGTTACTACAAAGACAAGATTTAC ACCTATGTGGCTAACATACTCATTGCCGTCAATCCGTACCGTGAGATCAAGGAGCTGTATGGGCCCACTACCATCAAGAAGTACAATGGACGCTCCTTGGGCGAGCTGCCACCGCATGTGTTTGCCATTG CGGACAAGGCCATTCGTGACATGCGCGTCTACAAGCTGTCGCAGTCCATCATTGTCTCCGGCGAGTCGGGTGCTGGCAAAACGGAGTCGACCAAATATTTGCTCAAATATCTATGCTACTCGCACGACAGTGCCGGTCCCATAGAGACCAAAATACTAGATG CCAATCCCGTGCTGGAAGCCTTTGGCAATGCCAAGACCACACGCAACAATAACTCATCGCGTTTTGGCAAGTTCATTGAGGTGCACTACGATGCCAAGTGCCAGGTGGTGGGCGGATATATCTCGCACTATTTGCTGGAGAAGAGTCGCATTTGCACGCAGAGCGCCGAGGAGCGTAACTATCATGTGTTCTATATGCTGCTAGCCGGCGCACCACAACAGCTGCGGGACAAGCTTAACCTGGGCAAGCCGGATGACTATCGC TATCTTTCCGGTTGCACGCAGTACTTTGCCAATGCCAAGACCGAGCAGCTCATACCAGACACCCAAAAGTCGACGAGCCATCAGAAGAAGGGACCGCTCAAGGATCCAATTATTGATGATTACCAGCACTTTCAAAATCTGGACGAGGCCTTGGGTCGATTAGGTCTCTCCGACAAGGACAAAATGGGCATTTACACGCTGGTGGCTGCCGTGCTGCATTTGGGCAACATCAACTTTGAGGAGATACCCGACGATGTGCGTGGAGGCTGTCAGGTGTCGGAGTCATCGGAGCAATCACTGTCCATTACAAGCGGCCTGCTGGGCGTAGATCAGACTGAGTTGCGCACTGCTCTGGTGTCGCGCGTCATGCAGAGTAAGGGCGGTGGCTTCAAGGGCACGGTTATCAT GGTTCCTCTGAAGATCTACGAGGCGAGCAACGCGCGCGATGCCTTGGCCAAGGCCATTTACAGTCGCCTCTTCGATCGGATTGTGGCTTTGATCAATCAGGGCATTCCCTTCCAGGCATCTAACTTTTACATTGGTGTCCTGGATATTGCCGGCTTTGAGTATTTCACGGTTAACTCGTTTGAACAATTTTGCATCAACTACTGCAACGAAAAGCTGCAAAAGTTCTTTAACGACAACATTTTGAAGAACGAACAGGAGCTGTATAAGCGCGAGGGCCTTAATGTGCCGGAGATTACCTTCACGGACAATCAGGACATCATTGAGCTGATCGAAGCCAAGTCGAATGGCATTTTTACACTGTTGGACGAGGAGTCCAAACTGCCCAAGTCCTCGCCCGCTCATTTCACTGCGGAGGTGCACAAGTCTTGGGCGAATCATTATCGCCTTGGACTGCCGCGCTCCTCGCGCCTTAAAGCGCATCGCACGTTGCGCGATGAGGAGGGTTTTCTGGTGCGTCATTTCGCTGGCGCCGTTTGCTACAACACGGAACAGTTCATTGAGAAGAATAACGATGCATTGCACGCCTCACTTGAGGGCCTGGTGCAGGAGTGCGAGAATCCGCTACTGAAGCTGCTTTTCCCATCCGGCAGCAACACCTCTGTGCGCGGCAAGCTAAACTTCATATCCGTTGGCTCCAAGTTCAAGACGCAGCTGGGCGAACTCATGGAAAAGCTCGAGCAGAAT GGTACCAATTTCATACGCTGCATCAAGCCCAATAGCAAAATGGTTGATCGCCAGTTCGAGGGCTCTCTGGCGCTGGCACAGCTAAAGTGCTCCGGTACCATATCTGTGCTCGAGCTTATGGAGCATGGATTTCCGTCGCGTGTGCTCTTTGCCGATCTTTACAGCATGTACAAGTCCGTGCTGCCGCCGGAGCTAGTTTCACTGCCGGCACGCACTTTCTGCGAGGCCATGTTCCAATCGCTCAATTTGAGCGCCAAGGATTTTAAGTTTGGCATTACCAAGGTCTTCTTTCGACCGGGCAAATTTGTGGAGTTTGATCGGATAATGCGATCCGATCCGGAGAATATGCTGGCCATTGTGGCCAAGGTGAAGAAATGGCTGATCCGCTCGCGCTGGGTCAAGTCTACGCTGGGCGCACTTTGCGTCATTAAAC TACGCAATCGCATCATTTATCGCAACAAGTGCGTGTTGACCGCGCAGCGCATTGCCCGCGGCTTTCTGGCACGGAAGCATCATCGTCCACGCTACCAGGGCATTGCCAAGATCAACAAAATACGCACCAACACGTTGAAGACCATCGAAATAGCCAGCGGTCTGAAGCTTGGACGCGATGAGATCGTCGGCGGTGTGAACGATATTTACAGGCAGATTGATGATGCCATTCAAAAGATAAAG CAAAATCCTCGCATAACTCAACGCGAAATCGACTCCATGTACACAGTGGTCATGGCCAATATGAATAAGCTGACCGTCGATTTGAACGGAAAGTTGaaggagcaacagcaggccGAAGAGCAGGAACGTCTGCGCAAAATTCAAGAATCCCTGGAGGCGGAACGTCGTGCCAAGGAGGCAGATGAACAACGTCTGCGAGACGAGGCTGAAAACAAGCGACT CAAAGCCGAAATGGAGACCAGACGCAAGGCAGCCGAGGCACAGCGTCTGCGTCAGGAGGAGGAGGATCGACGCGCTGCCCTAGTACTGCAGGCACAGATGGAAAAAGAAGCCAAGGACGATGCCAAGTATCGACAGCAGCTCGAACAGGAACGACGCGATCACGAATTGGCTCTACGCCTAGCCAGCGAATCCAACGGTCAGGTGGAGGATAGTCCACCTGTCATACGCAA TGGTGGTCTCAGTGACGCGTCTCCCGTGGGTTCCAACAAACTGATCAG TTTTTCACAAGTTGTGTCAAACATTGCTTCGCGATATTTAAATAA ATCGGAGAACGTGCGCGCTCAGCAACAAGCACTTGGCAAACAGAAGTACGACTTGTCCAAATGGAAGTACTCGGAGCTGCGCGATGCCATCAACACGTCCTGTGATATTGAATTGCTTGAG GCCTGTCGCCAGGAGTTCCATCGCCGCTTGAAGGTATATCACGCCTGGAAGGCAAAGAATCGCAAGCGCACTACCATGGATGAGAACGAACGTGCGCCGCGAAGCGTCATGGAGGCCG cTTTCAAACAGCCGCCAATTGTGCAGCCCATACAGGAAATTGTGTCGGCTCAGCATCGCTATTTCCGCATACCCTTTATGCGAGCCAATGCGCCCGATAATA CTAAACGTGGATTGTGGTATGCACACTTTGATGGGCAGTGGATTGCACGGCAAATGGAGCTGCATGCGGACAAGCCGCCTATTTTGCTGGTTGCCGGCACAGACGACATGCAAATGTGTGAGCTGAGCCTGGAGGAGACGGGCCTGACGCGCAAGCGCGGTGCCGAAATACTTGACCATGAATTCAATCGCGAATGGGAGCGCAACGGGGGCAGGCCCTACAAGAGCCTTGGTGCTAAGCCGAATGGAGCAGGCATTTAA
- the jar gene encoding myosin heavy chain 95F isoform X4 produces the protein MDFYTNNKAQHDPNSVRKMLEDTQLVWVRDPVDGYIQGRITEIGAKEFEVTPIDRKFPKRTCHHDDIHSSCDGPQDHDDNCELMLLNEATFLDNLKTRYYKDKIYTYVANILIAVNPYREIKELYGPTTIKKYNGRSLGELPPHVFAIADKAIRDMRVYKLSQSIIVSGESGAGKTESTKYLLKYLCYSHDSAGPIETKILDANPVLEAFGNAKTTRNNNSSRFGKFIEVHYDAKCQVVGGYISHYLLEKSRICTQSAEERNYHVFYMLLAGAPQQLRDKLNLGKPDDYRYLSGCTQYFANAKTEQLIPDTQKSTSHQKKGPLKDPIIDDYQHFQNLDEALGRLGLSDKDKMGIYTLVAAVLHLGNINFEEIPDDVRGGCQVSESSEQSLSITSGLLGVDQTELRTALVSRVMQSKGGGFKGTVIMVPLKIYEASNARDALAKAIYSRLFDRIVALINQGIPFQASNFYIGVLDIAGFEYFTVNSFEQFCINYCNEKLQKFFNDNILKNEQELYKREGLNVPEITFTDNQDIIELIEAKSNGIFTLLDEESKLPKSSPAHFTAEVHKSWANHYRLGLPRSSRLKAHRTLRDEEGFLVRHFAGAVCYNTEQFIEKNNDALHASLEGLVQECENPLLKLLFPSGSNTSVRGKLNFISVGSKFKTQLGELMEKLEQNGTNFIRCIKPNSKMVDRQFEGSLALAQLKCSGTISVLELMEHGFPSRVLFADLYSMYKSVLPPELVSLPARTFCEAMFQSLNLSAKDFKFGITKVFFRPGKFVEFDRIMRSDPENMLAIVAKVKKWLIRSRWVKSTLGALCVIKLRNRIIYRNKCVLTAQRIARGFLARKHHRPRYQGIAKINKIRTNTLKTIEIASGLKLGRDEIVGGVNDIYRQIDDAIQKIKQNPRITQREIDSMYTVVMANMNKLTVDLNGKLKEQQQAEEQERLRKIQESLEAERRAKEADEQRLRDEAENKRLKAEMETRRKAAEAQRLRQEEEDRRAALVLQAQMEKEAKDDAKYRQQLEQERRDHELALRLASESNGQVEDSPPVIRKSENVRAQQQALGKQKYDLSKWKYSELRDAINTSCDIELLEACRQEFHRRLKVYHAWKAKNRKRTTMDENERAPRSVMEAAFKQPPIVQPIQEIVSAQHRYFRIPFMRANAPDNTKRGLWYAHFDGQWIARQMELHADKPPILLVAGTDDMQMCELSLEETGLTRKRGAEILDHEFNREWERNGGRPYKSLGAKPNGAGI, from the exons TGCGCAAAATGTTGGAGGACACCCAGCTAGTTTGGGTTAGGGATCCCGTGGATGGCTATATACAGGGTCGCATCACTGAAATCGGCGCCAAGGAGTTTGAGGTCACGCCCATCGATCGCAAATTCCCGAAGCGTACGTGTCACCACGATGACATACACTCCTCATGTGATGGACCACAGGATCACGATGATAACT GTGAGCTTATGCTGCTGAACGAGGCCACATTTCTGGACAATCTTAAAACACGTTACTACAAAGACAAGATTTAC ACCTATGTGGCTAACATACTCATTGCCGTCAATCCGTACCGTGAGATCAAGGAGCTGTATGGGCCCACTACCATCAAGAAGTACAATGGACGCTCCTTGGGCGAGCTGCCACCGCATGTGTTTGCCATTG CGGACAAGGCCATTCGTGACATGCGCGTCTACAAGCTGTCGCAGTCCATCATTGTCTCCGGCGAGTCGGGTGCTGGCAAAACGGAGTCGACCAAATATTTGCTCAAATATCTATGCTACTCGCACGACAGTGCCGGTCCCATAGAGACCAAAATACTAGATG CCAATCCCGTGCTGGAAGCCTTTGGCAATGCCAAGACCACACGCAACAATAACTCATCGCGTTTTGGCAAGTTCATTGAGGTGCACTACGATGCCAAGTGCCAGGTGGTGGGCGGATATATCTCGCACTATTTGCTGGAGAAGAGTCGCATTTGCACGCAGAGCGCCGAGGAGCGTAACTATCATGTGTTCTATATGCTGCTAGCCGGCGCACCACAACAGCTGCGGGACAAGCTTAACCTGGGCAAGCCGGATGACTATCGC TATCTTTCCGGTTGCACGCAGTACTTTGCCAATGCCAAGACCGAGCAGCTCATACCAGACACCCAAAAGTCGACGAGCCATCAGAAGAAGGGACCGCTCAAGGATCCAATTATTGATGATTACCAGCACTTTCAAAATCTGGACGAGGCCTTGGGTCGATTAGGTCTCTCCGACAAGGACAAAATGGGCATTTACACGCTGGTGGCTGCCGTGCTGCATTTGGGCAACATCAACTTTGAGGAGATACCCGACGATGTGCGTGGAGGCTGTCAGGTGTCGGAGTCATCGGAGCAATCACTGTCCATTACAAGCGGCCTGCTGGGCGTAGATCAGACTGAGTTGCGCACTGCTCTGGTGTCGCGCGTCATGCAGAGTAAGGGCGGTGGCTTCAAGGGCACGGTTATCAT GGTTCCTCTGAAGATCTACGAGGCGAGCAACGCGCGCGATGCCTTGGCCAAGGCCATTTACAGTCGCCTCTTCGATCGGATTGTGGCTTTGATCAATCAGGGCATTCCCTTCCAGGCATCTAACTTTTACATTGGTGTCCTGGATATTGCCGGCTTTGAGTATTTCACGGTTAACTCGTTTGAACAATTTTGCATCAACTACTGCAACGAAAAGCTGCAAAAGTTCTTTAACGACAACATTTTGAAGAACGAACAGGAGCTGTATAAGCGCGAGGGCCTTAATGTGCCGGAGATTACCTTCACGGACAATCAGGACATCATTGAGCTGATCGAAGCCAAGTCGAATGGCATTTTTACACTGTTGGACGAGGAGTCCAAACTGCCCAAGTCCTCGCCCGCTCATTTCACTGCGGAGGTGCACAAGTCTTGGGCGAATCATTATCGCCTTGGACTGCCGCGCTCCTCGCGCCTTAAAGCGCATCGCACGTTGCGCGATGAGGAGGGTTTTCTGGTGCGTCATTTCGCTGGCGCCGTTTGCTACAACACGGAACAGTTCATTGAGAAGAATAACGATGCATTGCACGCCTCACTTGAGGGCCTGGTGCAGGAGTGCGAGAATCCGCTACTGAAGCTGCTTTTCCCATCCGGCAGCAACACCTCTGTGCGCGGCAAGCTAAACTTCATATCCGTTGGCTCCAAGTTCAAGACGCAGCTGGGCGAACTCATGGAAAAGCTCGAGCAGAAT GGTACCAATTTCATACGCTGCATCAAGCCCAATAGCAAAATGGTTGATCGCCAGTTCGAGGGCTCTCTGGCGCTGGCACAGCTAAAGTGCTCCGGTACCATATCTGTGCTCGAGCTTATGGAGCATGGATTTCCGTCGCGTGTGCTCTTTGCCGATCTTTACAGCATGTACAAGTCCGTGCTGCCGCCGGAGCTAGTTTCACTGCCGGCACGCACTTTCTGCGAGGCCATGTTCCAATCGCTCAATTTGAGCGCCAAGGATTTTAAGTTTGGCATTACCAAGGTCTTCTTTCGACCGGGCAAATTTGTGGAGTTTGATCGGATAATGCGATCCGATCCGGAGAATATGCTGGCCATTGTGGCCAAGGTGAAGAAATGGCTGATCCGCTCGCGCTGGGTCAAGTCTACGCTGGGCGCACTTTGCGTCATTAAAC TACGCAATCGCATCATTTATCGCAACAAGTGCGTGTTGACCGCGCAGCGCATTGCCCGCGGCTTTCTGGCACGGAAGCATCATCGTCCACGCTACCAGGGCATTGCCAAGATCAACAAAATACGCACCAACACGTTGAAGACCATCGAAATAGCCAGCGGTCTGAAGCTTGGACGCGATGAGATCGTCGGCGGTGTGAACGATATTTACAGGCAGATTGATGATGCCATTCAAAAGATAAAG CAAAATCCTCGCATAACTCAACGCGAAATCGACTCCATGTACACAGTGGTCATGGCCAATATGAATAAGCTGACCGTCGATTTGAACGGAAAGTTGaaggagcaacagcaggccGAAGAGCAGGAACGTCTGCGCAAAATTCAAGAATCCCTGGAGGCGGAACGTCGTGCCAAGGAGGCAGATGAACAACGTCTGCGAGACGAGGCTGAAAACAAGCGACT CAAAGCCGAAATGGAGACCAGACGCAAGGCAGCCGAGGCACAGCGTCTGCGTCAGGAGGAGGAGGATCGACGCGCTGCCCTAGTACTGCAGGCACAGATGGAAAAAGAAGCCAAGGACGATGCCAAGTATCGACAGCAGCTCGAACAGGAACGACGCGATCACGAATTGGCTCTACGCCTAGCCAGCGAATCCAACGGTCAGGTGGAGGATAGTCCACCTGTCATACGCAA ATCGGAGAACGTGCGCGCTCAGCAACAAGCACTTGGCAAACAGAAGTACGACTTGTCCAAATGGAAGTACTCGGAGCTGCGCGATGCCATCAACACGTCCTGTGATATTGAATTGCTTGAG GCCTGTCGCCAGGAGTTCCATCGCCGCTTGAAGGTATATCACGCCTGGAAGGCAAAGAATCGCAAGCGCACTACCATGGATGAGAACGAACGTGCGCCGCGAAGCGTCATGGAGGCCG cTTTCAAACAGCCGCCAATTGTGCAGCCCATACAGGAAATTGTGTCGGCTCAGCATCGCTATTTCCGCATACCCTTTATGCGAGCCAATGCGCCCGATAATA CTAAACGTGGATTGTGGTATGCACACTTTGATGGGCAGTGGATTGCACGGCAAATGGAGCTGCATGCGGACAAGCCGCCTATTTTGCTGGTTGCCGGCACAGACGACATGCAAATGTGTGAGCTGAGCCTGGAGGAGACGGGCCTGACGCGCAAGCGCGGTGCCGAAATACTTGACCATGAATTCAATCGCGAATGGGAGCGCAACGGGGGCAGGCCCTACAAGAGCCTTGGTGCTAAGCCGAATGGAGCAGGCATTTAA